In Acidobacteriota bacterium, one genomic interval encodes:
- the ruvB gene encoding Holliday junction branch migration DNA helicase RuvB: MDDEKELTTSRRTEEDQQFESTLRPRLLSEFIGQVKVKENLKVFVEAAKKRKEPLDHVLLYGPPGLGKTTLAYIIANEMGSGIKATSGPAIEKSGDLAAILTNLEEHDVLFIDEIHRLSAAIEEILYPAMEEYRIDIIIGQGPSARSVKIDIPRFTLVGASTRVGLLTSPLRDRFGIIHHLDFYNSDNLATIVRRSAGILSIPIDPDASMEIAMRSRGTPRIANRLLRRVRDFAQISGDGRIRAGRTKEALERLDVDSYGLDEIDRKLLLTILEKFSGGPVGLNTLSAAIGEEKDTIEEIYEPYLIQIGFLDRTPKGRKVTERAIKHLGFHKSSNKHKQKNLW; this comes from the coding sequence ATGGACGATGAGAAGGAGCTCACGACATCCCGGAGAACGGAGGAAGACCAGCAGTTCGAATCAACCCTCCGCCCACGCCTCCTCTCGGAATTTATCGGGCAAGTGAAGGTCAAGGAGAATCTGAAAGTCTTCGTCGAGGCAGCCAAGAAGAGGAAGGAACCGCTTGACCATGTCCTGCTGTACGGACCTCCAGGGCTCGGAAAGACAACCCTTGCCTACATCATAGCCAACGAAATGGGCTCCGGGATCAAGGCGACATCAGGTCCCGCCATCGAGAAATCAGGAGACCTCGCAGCCATTCTCACCAATCTGGAGGAACACGATGTTCTCTTCATCGATGAGATTCACCGGCTGAGCGCTGCGATCGAGGAGATCCTGTATCCTGCCATGGAAGAGTACAGGATTGATATCATAATCGGGCAGGGGCCCAGCGCCCGCTCCGTGAAGATTGACATACCGAGGTTCACTCTCGTCGGGGCATCTACAAGAGTGGGGCTCCTGACATCTCCTCTCAGGGATCGATTTGGCATCATCCATCATCTTGATTTCTACAATTCCGACAACCTGGCAACGATCGTCCGGAGGTCTGCAGGAATTCTGTCTATCCCCATCGATCCAGATGCCTCCATGGAGATAGCGATGAGGTCGAGGGGGACACCAAGAATCGCCAACAGGCTCCTGAGAAGGGTCAGAGACTTCGCCCAGATCAGCGGGGATGGGAGGATCAGGGCTGGAAGAACGAAGGAGGCTCTGGAACGACTCGATGTCGATTCCTACGGGTTGGATGAGATAGACAGGAAGCTTCTCCTAACAATCCTCGAAAAATTCAGCGGTGGGCCGGTTGGACTCAACACCCTGTCGGCGGCCATCGGGGAAGAGAAAGACACAATCGAAGAGATCTATGAACCCTACCTGATCCAGATCGGTTTCCTGGATCGAACTCCCAAAGGAAGAAAAGTCACCGAGCGTGCCATCAAACACCTCGGCTTTCACAAATCCAGCAACAAACACAAACAGAAGAATCTCTGGTAA
- the ruvA gene encoding Holliday junction branch migration protein RuvA: MIGRLTGEIVFRKPNFLVIDVNGIGYDVSVPLSTYFKIEDGKPVSLEIYTHLKEDSINLYGFLTREEKLLFERLISISGIGPRLAINILSGIDFMELVRAIRGGDSEKLKTIPGIGKKIAERIALELKDKLAELPVDEAGQAEDWKWRKVDPGAQALFDDAISALSNLGFPRATARKAVEESFASFSKDHPEELPVFEDLFRRSLKQIMIKR; this comes from the coding sequence ATGATCGGGAGATTGACAGGAGAGATAGTTTTTCGAAAACCGAACTTTCTTGTAATCGATGTTAACGGGATCGGCTACGATGTCAGCGTTCCTCTTTCCACCTACTTCAAGATCGAGGATGGAAAACCTGTCTCTCTGGAGATCTATACTCATCTGAAAGAAGATTCAATCAATCTTTATGGATTTCTCACAAGGGAGGAGAAGCTTCTGTTCGAAAGGCTCATCTCCATCTCCGGGATAGGTCCCAGGCTGGCCATCAACATCCTGTCGGGTATTGACTTCATGGAGCTGGTCAGGGCAATCCGAGGCGGCGATTCAGAGAAGTTGAAGACGATCCCCGGGATAGGAAAGAAGATCGCCGAGAGGATTGCTCTGGAATTGAAGGACAAACTCGCCGAACTTCCCGTTGATGAAGCCGGGCAAGCGGAGGATTGGAAATGGAGAAAAGTGGATCCAGGGGCGCAGGCTCTCTTTGATGATGCCATTTCCGCCCTCTCAAATCTTGGATTTCCCAGAGCAACCGCCAGGAAGGCGGTCGAGGAATCATTCGCATCATTCAGCAAAGACCATCCTGAGGAGCTGCCTGTCTTTGAGGATCTCTTCAGGAGATCGCTGAAACAGATAATGATAAAGAGGTGA
- the ruvC gene encoding crossover junction endodeoxyribonuclease RuvC, whose amino-acid sequence MKILGIDPGTRATGFGIIEFQNNAIRHIESGTIFSATNDGSSSLTKIFAGIETIIQKHRPSAIAVEEVFFATNVKSALKLGQVRGVILLAVLRSRTTFYEYSPLEVKKAVTGYGRADKRQVQLMTMRLLHLTSYPHTADASDALAVAICHAHNMRRWESAHGKEELHGQVRQEKNKRKI is encoded by the coding sequence GTGAAGATCCTTGGCATAGACCCCGGGACCCGCGCGACAGGGTTTGGCATCATTGAGTTCCAGAATAACGCGATCAGACATATCGAATCGGGAACCATATTCAGCGCTACGAACGATGGTTCTTCCTCTCTGACGAAGATATTTGCTGGAATAGAAACAATCATTCAAAAACATAGGCCTTCTGCCATTGCGGTGGAGGAGGTTTTCTTCGCAACAAACGTCAAGTCGGCTTTGAAACTCGGACAGGTTAGAGGAGTCATCCTCCTGGCCGTGCTCCGATCCAGGACCACTTTCTATGAATACAGTCCATTGGAGGTCAAGAAAGCAGTGACGGGATATGGAAGAGCCGACAAGAGGCAGGTTCAGCTAATGACCATGAGGCTTCTCCATCTAACAAGCTATCCGCACACGGCCGATGCATCCGATGCCCTTGCCGTCGCCATATGCCATGCTCACAACATGAGAAGATGGGAGAGTGCTCACGGAAAAGAAGAACTCCATGGGCAAGTCAGACAGGAGAAAAATAAGAGAAAAATATGA
- a CDS encoding YebC/PmpR family DNA-binding transcriptional regulator — MSGHSKWSSIKHKKAAADARRGKIFTKLIKEITVAARLGGGDPGSNARLRAAITDAKAANMPADNIKRAIQKGTGELPGVSIEEVVYEGYGPGGVAIYVEAMTDNKNRTTPEIRHLFGKHGGHLGESNSVSWMFAKKGYFVIQRRSIDEESLMETVLEAGAEDMRIDGENYEVFTDPGNFEAVKMAVEKKGIPVEVSQIAMIPQNRVRIEGKKTQQLLGLLEILEDHDDVQHVFANFDIDESEIVDES, encoded by the coding sequence ATGTCAGGACATTCAAAGTGGAGTTCCATCAAGCATAAAAAGGCGGCCGCTGATGCCAGGAGGGGAAAAATCTTTACGAAGCTCATCAAGGAGATCACCGTAGCGGCAAGGTTAGGGGGAGGAGACCCCGGCAGCAATGCGAGACTCCGAGCCGCTATCACCGATGCCAAGGCGGCCAACATGCCTGCTGATAACATCAAGAGGGCCATTCAAAAAGGAACAGGGGAGCTTCCCGGTGTTTCAATTGAAGAAGTCGTTTACGAGGGCTATGGTCCCGGGGGTGTTGCCATTTATGTGGAGGCCATGACGGACAACAAGAACAGAACTACGCCGGAGATCAGGCATCTCTTCGGCAAGCATGGAGGGCATCTCGGAGAATCCAACAGCGTCTCATGGATGTTTGCAAAGAAGGGGTACTTCGTGATCCAGAGAAGGAGCATTGACGAGGAATCCCTTATGGAAACGGTGCTTGAAGCCGGAGCAGAGGACATGAGGATCGATGGAGAGAACTACGAGGTATTCACTGACCCCGGGAACTTCGAGGCAGTGAAGATGGCCGTTGAAAAGAAAGGGATACCCGTTGAAGTTTCCCAGATTGCGATGATTCCTCAGAACAGGGTCAGGATTGAAGGAAAGAAGACCCAGCAGCTCCTGGGCCTGCTCGAGATCCTCGAGGATCATGATGATGTCCAGCATGTCTTCGCGAACTTTGACATTGACGAATCTGAAATCGTGGATGAGTCCTAA
- a CDS encoding OmpW family outer membrane protein, whose amino-acid sequence MMMKKLSCFMGAMILAGFLRCPIFAEDIEKKFTLFALLNNYTTSDEINSDASNRAYYIRGGYLEAVRPDPRPDNASSNSLKIQDAYQMMFGANYGITSWFLIEASIGYSKSDVGDLEVCVRFEDEVDPEAAKLYQDKNEHLFRLYLLPVGELTRVPIQTSGIIRFRPKSNFNPYIGAGIGFIMVEFDSSSELDQFSSRIDRSIGTFMSAYQSEYLNRDLGPVTVEAPDSLEYHVAGGFDYTFKKHWAIFMDAKYVFASKRMSVKVDGVEKFGRGFPNLEVEDWETVPPIYGEPYGISSGGAFDFNGDGILDGGMYYVNGGNIKYGGFSLGVGIKYTF is encoded by the coding sequence ATGATGATGAAAAAATTGAGCTGTTTCATGGGAGCCATGATCCTTGCGGGATTTCTCCGCTGTCCTATTTTTGCAGAAGATATTGAAAAGAAATTCACTCTCTTTGCACTCCTCAATAATTACACGACTAGCGACGAGATAAACAGCGATGCCAGCAATAGAGCATATTATATCCGCGGCGGCTATCTGGAAGCCGTGAGACCCGATCCCCGGCCAGACAACGCCTCGAGCAATTCGCTCAAGATCCAGGATGCCTATCAGATGATGTTCGGCGCAAACTACGGGATCACATCCTGGTTCCTCATCGAGGCCAGTATCGGCTATTCAAAAAGCGATGTTGGAGATCTGGAAGTATGCGTGAGATTTGAGGATGAAGTGGACCCTGAAGCAGCAAAACTGTACCAGGATAAGAACGAGCATCTCTTCAGGTTGTATCTATTGCCAGTCGGCGAACTGACGAGGGTACCCATTCAGACTTCCGGCATCATCCGGTTCCGGCCAAAGAGCAACTTCAATCCATATATAGGAGCAGGCATAGGGTTCATCATGGTAGAATTCGATTCATCATCCGAGCTGGATCAGTTTTCCTCAAGAATCGATCGGTCCATTGGAACATTCATGTCTGCCTATCAATCAGAATACCTGAACAGAGATCTGGGCCCCGTAACGGTGGAAGCGCCGGACTCGCTCGAATATCATGTCGCGGGAGGTTTTGATTATACTTTCAAGAAGCATTGGGCAATCTTCATGGATGCGAAATATGTCTTTGCATCAAAAAGGATGAGCGTTAAAGTTGACGGAGTAGAAAAATTTGGGCGCGGGTTTCCTAACTTGGAAGTAGAAGATTGGGAAACTGTTCCACCAATATATGGTGAGCCATATGGCATATCTTCGGGAGGGGCATTTGATTTCAATGGTGATGGGATCCTGGATGGTGGCATGTATTATGTCAACGGCGGAAATATCAAGTACGGTGGATTTTCTCTGGGAGTTGGGATAAAATATACATTCTAA